A stretch of the Chloroflexia bacterium SDU3-3 genome encodes the following:
- a CDS encoding OsmC family protein, which produces MAEYLATVRWQRGTATFSDNLYSRAHTWQFDGGVEVPASSSPHVVPIPLSNPANVDPEEAFVAAVSSCHMLTFLGIAAKKRYVVDSYDDVAVGIMEEDGRGRMAITRVILRPDIRFSGKHVPSPEQLAQLHELAHKNCFIANSITAAVEVAGLAPDEG; this is translated from the coding sequence ATGGCCGAGTACCTTGCAACCGTGCGCTGGCAGCGCGGCACCGCCACATTTAGCGACAACCTGTACAGCCGCGCCCACACCTGGCAGTTCGACGGCGGCGTCGAGGTTCCCGCATCATCGTCGCCGCACGTGGTGCCCATCCCGCTCTCCAACCCCGCCAATGTCGACCCCGAGGAGGCCTTTGTGGCGGCGGTCTCAAGCTGCCATATGCTCACCTTCCTAGGGATCGCGGCCAAAAAGCGCTATGTCGTGGATAGCTACGACGATGTGGCGGTCGGCATCATGGAGGAGGACGGGCGCGGGCGCATGGCGATCACGCGCGTGATCCTGCGCCCCGACATCCGCTTCAGCGGCAAGCACGTGCCTAGCCCCGAGCAGCTGGCGCAGCTGCACGAGCTGGCCCACAAGAACTGCTTCATCGCCAACTCGATCACGGCGGCGGTGGAGGTGGCCGGGCTGGCTCCTGACGAGGGGTAG
- the eat gene encoding ethanolamine permease produces MAEQQAVGGHQPIAGTHGTVQYDNVDQSYLEQRKLKKSAGWILLWALGVGAVISGDFFGWNYGLPAGGFGGMLVATIVVSVMYLCMVFSIAELSAALPHAGGFYSFTRSAFGPTLGFINGVSDIIEYVVTPAVIVISIAGYMQTLIPGVPTYVWWVAFYAVFVGINILGTALTLRVGLVVTLLAIAVLAIFYVGAVASGAFQWDKVFNVVADPQQPAALGASSFLPFGFYGIFAALPFAIWFYLAIEQLPLAAEESHNAASDMPKALIGGIITLLALSIFTLVLNAGVGGGASEVGASLAPLDIGFKAIFGTGATQTLLTVAALTGLIASFHTIIYAYGRVLFALSRSGYIPRFISVTSAKYHTPARALVIGGVVGLGLALLIDRFAASVGAALLTMSVFGAVISYALVLLSYIKLAISKPELPRPYRSPLGVPGAVVGVVLAVISLIATMAIESNRPGVIGTAVFLAAMIVYYYIYSRKHLVAQAPEEEAAILEAANAELKH; encoded by the coding sequence ATGGCCGAGCAGCAGGCAGTTGGGGGGCACCAGCCCATCGCGGGAACACACGGGACGGTACAGTACGACAACGTAGACCAGAGCTACCTGGAGCAGCGCAAGCTGAAGAAGAGCGCGGGCTGGATTCTGCTGTGGGCGCTTGGCGTAGGCGCGGTGATCTCGGGCGACTTTTTCGGCTGGAACTACGGCCTGCCCGCCGGGGGCTTCGGCGGCATGCTGGTGGCCACCATCGTGGTCTCGGTGATGTACCTGTGCATGGTCTTCTCGATCGCCGAGCTTTCGGCGGCGCTGCCGCACGCGGGCGGGTTCTACTCCTTCACCCGCAGCGCCTTCGGCCCGACCCTGGGCTTCATCAACGGCGTGTCCGACATCATCGAGTATGTCGTCACGCCTGCGGTGATCGTGATCTCGATCGCGGGCTACATGCAGACGCTCATCCCCGGCGTGCCGACCTACGTGTGGTGGGTGGCCTTCTACGCCGTGTTCGTCGGCATCAACATCCTGGGCACCGCGCTGACCCTGCGCGTAGGCCTGGTGGTGACGCTGCTGGCGATCGCGGTGCTGGCGATCTTCTACGTGGGCGCGGTGGCATCGGGCGCGTTCCAGTGGGACAAGGTCTTCAACGTGGTGGCCGACCCGCAGCAGCCCGCCGCGCTGGGCGCAAGCTCGTTCCTGCCCTTCGGGTTCTACGGCATCTTCGCCGCGCTGCCCTTCGCCATCTGGTTCTACCTGGCCATCGAGCAGCTGCCGCTGGCGGCCGAGGAGAGCCACAACGCCGCGAGCGACATGCCCAAGGCGCTGATCGGCGGCATTATCACGCTGCTGGCGCTCTCGATCTTCACGCTGGTGCTCAACGCGGGCGTAGGCGGCGGCGCGAGCGAGGTGGGCGCGTCGCTGGCCCCGCTGGACATCGGGTTCAAGGCGATCTTCGGCACCGGCGCGACCCAGACGCTGCTGACGGTGGCCGCGCTCACCGGGCTGATCGCCAGCTTCCACACGATCATCTACGCCTATGGCCGCGTGCTGTTCGCGCTCTCGCGCTCGGGCTACATCCCGCGCTTCATCTCGGTGACGAGCGCCAAGTACCACACCCCGGCGCGGGCTTTGGTGATCGGCGGCGTGGTGGGCCTGGGCCTGGCGCTGCTGATCGACCGCTTCGCCGCAAGCGTGGGCGCGGCGCTGCTGACGATGAGCGTGTTTGGCGCGGTGATCTCCTATGCGCTGGTGCTGCTCTCCTACATCAAGCTGGCCATCAGCAAGCCCGAGCTGCCCCGGCCCTACCGCAGCCCGCTGGGCGTGCCCGGCGCGGTGGTGGGCGTGGTGCTGGCCGTGATCTCGCTGATCGCGACCATGGCGATCGAGAGCAACCGGCCGGGCGTGATCGGCACAGCGGTGTTTCTGGCGGCCATGATCGTCTACTACTACATCTATAGCCGCAAGCACCTGGTGGCCCAGGCCCCCGAGGAGGAGGCCGCCATCCTGGAGGCGGCCAACGCCGAGCTGAAGCACTGA
- a CDS encoding ethanolamine ammonia-lyase subunit EutB, giving the protein MAGYTQALGGRTYHFATLAALMAKATPERSGDILAGIAAESAEERVAAQLCLSDMPLAAFLEQPLIPYEEDEVTRLILDTHDREAFAPISGLTVGAFREWLLRYETDSAALAALAPGVTPEMAAAVSKIMRNQDLVAVGKKCRVVTRFRNTIGLEGRFSSRIQPNHPTDSPRGIAASMLEGLLYGCGDAVIGINPATDSPQMVATLLALIDELRQRYDIPVQSSLLGHVTTQLAALERGAPIDLVFQSIAGTEAANRSFGIDLALLAEARAAALALGRGTVGDNVMYFETGQGSALSANAHHGVDQQTCEARAYAVARAFQPLLVNTVVGFIGPEYLYDGKQIMRAALEDHFCGKLLGVPMGCDACYTNHAEADQNDMDTLLVLLGAAGCTYVMGVPGADDIMLNYQSTSYHDIRFVQSTLGLRPAPEFEGWLASMEIVDERGHLLPSSGANRLMRSLAQLAAG; this is encoded by the coding sequence ATGGCGGGCTACACCCAGGCGCTGGGCGGGCGCACCTACCACTTCGCCACGCTGGCCGCGCTGATGGCCAAGGCCACCCCCGAGCGCTCCGGCGACATCCTCGCGGGCATCGCCGCCGAGAGCGCCGAGGAGCGGGTGGCCGCGCAGCTGTGCCTGTCCGACATGCCGCTGGCCGCGTTCCTAGAGCAGCCGCTCATCCCCTACGAGGAGGACGAGGTGACGCGCCTCATCCTCGACACCCACGACCGCGAGGCGTTCGCGCCGATCAGCGGCCTCACCGTGGGCGCGTTCCGCGAGTGGCTGCTGCGCTACGAGACCGATAGCGCGGCCCTGGCGGCGCTGGCCCCCGGCGTGACGCCCGAGATGGCGGCGGCGGTCTCGAAGATCATGCGCAACCAAGATCTGGTGGCGGTGGGCAAGAAATGCCGCGTGGTGACGCGCTTTCGCAACACCATCGGGCTGGAAGGGCGCTTCTCCTCGCGCATCCAGCCCAACCACCCCACCGACAGCCCGCGCGGGATCGCCGCATCCATGCTCGAAGGGCTGCTCTACGGCTGCGGCGACGCGGTAATCGGCATCAACCCGGCCACCGACAGCCCGCAGATGGTCGCCACGCTGCTGGCGCTGATCGACGAGCTGCGCCAGCGCTACGACATCCCGGTGCAGTCCTCGCTGCTGGGCCACGTGACGACGCAGCTGGCCGCGCTTGAGCGCGGCGCGCCGATCGACCTAGTGTTCCAGTCGATCGCGGGCACCGAGGCGGCCAACCGCAGCTTCGGCATCGATCTGGCGCTGCTGGCCGAGGCCCGCGCGGCGGCGCTGGCCCTGGGCCGTGGCACAGTGGGCGACAACGTGATGTACTTCGAGACCGGCCAGGGCAGCGCGCTCTCAGCCAACGCCCACCACGGCGTGGACCAGCAGACCTGCGAGGCGCGGGCCTACGCGGTGGCGCGGGCGTTCCAGCCGCTGCTGGTGAACACCGTGGTCGGCTTTATCGGCCCCGAGTACCTCTACGACGGCAAGCAGATCATGCGGGCCGCGCTGGAGGACCACTTCTGCGGCAAGCTGCTGGGCGTGCCGATGGGCTGCGACGCCTGCTACACCAACCACGCCGAGGCCGACCAGAACGACATGGATACGCTGCTGGTGCTGCTGGGCGCGGCGGGCTGCACCTATGTGATGGGCGTGCCGGGGGCCGACGACATCATGCTGAACTACCAGAGCACCTCGTACCACGACATCCGCTTTGTGCAGTCGACGCTGGGCCTGCGCCCCGCGCCCGAGTTCGAGGGCTGGCTGGCCAGCATGGAGATCGTGGACGAGCGCGGCCACCTGCTGCCCAGCAGCGGGGCCAATCGGCTGATGCGCTCGTTGGCGCAGCTGGCGGCGGGCTAG
- a CDS encoding ethanolamine ammonia-lyase subunit EutC — protein MSDEIEPADEWAQLRRYTNARIGLGRSGDGLPTKPMLAFQLDHARARDAVHTPLDVAALEAQLAAQGREVIRLRSRAADRGTYLRRPDLGRQLDEGSRAALATHAAERGRGYDMVFVIADGLSARAVQQHAARLLGHVLPTLEGLGWSIGPLVVVEQGRVAVGDEAGQIVRAQQVAVLVGERPGLSVADSLGIYLTYEPRPGRTDAERNCISNIHGAGLSYGEAGETLIYLASEARRLRLTGVALKDDRAQGDAPALGA, from the coding sequence ATGAGCGACGAGATCGAGCCAGCCGACGAGTGGGCGCAGCTGCGGCGCTACACCAACGCCCGGATCGGGCTGGGCAGAAGCGGCGATGGGCTGCCCACCAAGCCCATGCTGGCCTTCCAGCTCGACCACGCCCGCGCCCGCGACGCGGTGCACACCCCGCTGGATGTGGCCGCGCTGGAGGCACAGCTGGCTGCTCAGGGGCGCGAGGTCATACGCCTGCGCAGCCGGGCGGCGGATCGCGGCACCTACCTGCGCAGGCCTGACCTGGGGCGGCAGCTCGACGAGGGGTCGCGCGCCGCGCTGGCCACGCACGCCGCCGAGCGCGGGCGCGGCTACGACATGGTGTTTGTGATCGCCGATGGGCTTTCGGCGCGGGCGGTGCAGCAGCACGCGGCGCGGCTGCTGGGGCATGTGCTGCCCACGCTGGAGGGGCTGGGCTGGAGCATCGGGCCGCTGGTGGTGGTGGAGCAGGGCCGCGTGGCGGTGGGCGACGAGGCGGGGCAGATCGTGCGCGCCCAGCAGGTGGCCGTGCTGGTGGGCGAGCGCCCCGGCCTGAGCGTGGCCGACAGCCTGGGCATCTACCTGACCTACGAGCCGCGCCCAGGCCGCACCGACGCCGAGCGCAACTGCATCTCGAACATCCACGGCGCGGGCCTGAGCTACGGCGAGGCGGGCGAGACCCTGATCTACCTGGCCAGCGAGGCCCGCAGGCTGCGCCTCACCGGCGTGGCGCTGAAGGACGACCGCGCGCAGGGCGACGCGCCCGCGCTCGGCGCGTGA
- a CDS encoding DUF4111 domain-containing protein — protein MTSLIPSHPLPARETEYLRDVRAILRRTLADQLVGVYLFGSAANGSYEPGVSDLDIQAVTHVPVPEALRRELAGLLAHAHLPCPARRLEFVLYSQGAVSPAARHPRFLLNWNTGAGERDHMSLDAAQEASHWFLLDIAMGREVGQALFGPPPAEVFSPIPRPWVLDALLDSLLWHHTHEGTSANAVLNACRAWRYAAEGVMGSKLDGAAWAMQQLDEPGLIAQALRHRRHGYAPDPAAVVQLMDRVALEVRRAIERSR, from the coding sequence ATGACAAGCCTGATCCCGTCCCACCCGCTTCCCGCCCGCGAGACCGAGTATCTGCGCGATGTGCGCGCGATCCTGCGGAGAACCCTCGCCGATCAGCTTGTGGGCGTCTATTTGTTTGGCTCGGCGGCCAATGGGTCGTATGAGCCGGGCGTGAGCGACCTGGATATCCAGGCTGTCACGCATGTGCCGGTGCCCGAGGCGCTGCGCCGCGAGCTTGCGGGGCTGCTGGCCCACGCGCACCTTCCCTGCCCGGCCCGCCGCCTGGAGTTCGTGCTCTACTCGCAGGGCGCGGTCAGCCCCGCCGCGCGCCACCCGCGCTTTCTGCTGAACTGGAACACCGGCGCGGGCGAGCGCGACCACATGTCGCTCGATGCCGCGCAGGAGGCGAGCCACTGGTTTCTGCTCGACATCGCCATGGGCCGCGAGGTTGGCCAGGCGCTGTTCGGCCCGCCGCCCGCCGAGGTGTTTAGCCCGATCCCACGCCCGTGGGTGCTAGATGCCCTGCTCGACTCGCTGCTCTGGCACCACACGCACGAGGGCACCTCGGCCAACGCCGTGCTGAACGCCTGCCGTGCCTGGCGCTACGCCGCCGAGGGCGTGATGGGCTCGAAGCTCGACGGCGCGGCCTGGGCCATGCAGCAGCTGGATGAGCCGGGCCTGATTGCGCAGGCGCTGCGCCACCGCAGGCACGGCTACGCGCCCGACCCCGCCGCGGTGGTGCAGCTGATGGACCGCGTCGCGCTTGAGGTTCGCCGCGCCATCGAGCGCTCGCGCTGA
- a CDS encoding histidine phosphatase family protein — protein sequence MPKLILVKHSLPTLDPAAPAASWRLAPEGLRRCRALAEHLRAYAPGQIVSSAEPKAQATASAVADALAMPWRVAEGLEEHHRRSAPFLADEAFRQAVAAMFDRPGELVFGEETADQAAARFGRAVDALAQPAPADPLVVVAHGTVIALHLARRAGVAPFPLWSRLGLPSFVSVELPSYAIGAVVEHVL from the coding sequence ATGCCCAAGCTGATCCTCGTCAAGCACTCGCTGCCCACGCTCGACCCCGCCGCGCCCGCCGCTTCGTGGCGGCTGGCCCCCGAGGGCCTGCGCCGCTGCCGCGCCCTGGCCGAGCACCTGCGCGCCTACGCCCCCGGCCAGATCGTGTCGAGTGCCGAGCCGAAGGCCCAGGCCACGGCTAGCGCGGTGGCCGATGCGCTGGCCATGCCCTGGCGCGTGGCCGAGGGGCTGGAGGAGCACCACCGCCGCAGCGCACCATTCCTTGCGGATGAGGCGTTTCGCCAGGCGGTTGCGGCTATGTTCGACCGGCCCGGCGAGCTGGTGTTCGGCGAGGAGACCGCCGACCAGGCCGCTGCGCGCTTCGGGCGGGCCGTCGACGCGCTGGCCCAGCCCGCGCCCGCCGACCCGCTGGTGGTGGTGGCCCACGGCACTGTGATCGCGCTGCACCTGGCCCGCCGCGCGGGCGTCGCGCCCTTCCCGCTGTGGTCGCGGCTGGGCCTGCCCTCGTTTGTGTCCGTCGAGCTGCCCTCCTACGCCATCGGCGCGGTGGTTGAGCATGTGCTGTAG
- a CDS encoding heme-binding protein, with the protein MPDLPTVPALNLAAARAISAAAEAEATAHGWAVAIAVVDQAGQLLHFLRMDGCSNASVETALAKARHAIHFRRSTKFHEDRLSEGLIVVLSLPGALPLEGGVPLLAGEAYVGAVGVSGVQSAQDGQIAQAGVDALQRWLAEA; encoded by the coding sequence ATGCCTGATCTTCCTACCGTGCCCGCGCTGAATCTCGCTGCGGCCCGCGCCATCTCCGCCGCCGCCGAGGCCGAGGCCACAGCCCACGGCTGGGCGGTCGCCATTGCGGTGGTTGACCAGGCCGGGCAGCTGCTGCACTTTCTGCGCATGGATGGCTGCTCGAATGCGAGCGTGGAGACGGCCCTGGCCAAGGCCCGCCACGCCATCCATTTCCGCCGCAGCACCAAGTTTCACGAGGATCGCCTGAGCGAGGGGCTGATAGTGGTGCTGAGCCTGCCCGGCGCGCTGCCGCTTGAGGGCGGCGTGCCGCTGCTGGCGGGCGAGGCCTATGTGGGAGCCGTCGGCGTGAGCGGTGTGCAGTCGGCGCAGGATGGCCAGATCGCCCAGGCGGGCGTGGATGCGCTCCAGCGCTGGCTGGCGGAGGCCTGA